The following is a genomic window from Rhinoraja longicauda isolate Sanriku21f chromosome 26, sRhiLon1.1, whole genome shotgun sequence.
TACAATGGACACTCCAGGGCTCAGGCATTTCAAAAGTGATTTATGAAGCACAGACACATATCAGCAAGAAAACAAGTTTTAAGTTTACTCTATTGTAAGCTGAAAGTGTATTGACATTTTCTGCAAGCCATGGGGAAGCTTGGATGGAGCAGAATCAGGAATCTACCAAACACATGTGCAAGGAAGTCTTTGGATGTGTGCTGATGGAGGAAATAGATTTTGTGAGCATTACTCATTGAGTAGAtacaatttgtttaaaaaaaactaaaattgcCTTGCACAAGGAATGTTAGCATGTATTTTGTTCAGAACTAGTGTTTAAGGAAAAGGAGCAAAAAAAGGAGCAGCAAGCCTGGGATGAGCACCGATGGTGCACACTCCAGACCATCAAGTTAGTTTTTAAACTCTGGGTTGATGGACAAGTGAGAGAGGCTGGTCATTAACCAATGGGACATAGAATGAGGATGAGGATATCCTGGCAGGTAGAGACTACTGGCAATCATCATCTCTAGAGCAACCGCAAAACTACACCAGCAGAGAGTCAATGCCCTCAAGACAAAAGTCAGAATGAAAAAACACGAAAATACTTCAGGtaattttttttgttaaaaatatatataatgttGCCAAAATGTTGGAAGGAAGAACATTTAAAACAAATGCTTCAGTTAATTTACCTCAAATTTCCGTCTTAATGCTTGGGTCATAACTGGTGTCAATCCCGTCGCAGTATCTTTGCTCTCCTTGTGGAGCGGTGTCCCACCAGGGCTCCTAAAACCAAGCACCTTTTAGGGTAAGCAATCATAACACTCAACACCTCAAAATGCATTAGCATCTATTATTCAACAGCAAGGTATATCATTTTCACAACAAGGTTTCAATTAGTACAAGGTGCTGAACAGCAGTTTTAATAAATGTCTTGTAAAACAGTGAACCTTGGTCACAGACTTTGCTTTTTGTAACTGGCTCACACAGGAAAATGCTTTGGGCATAGGTTATTTAATCACGTTCAGGCTGATTTGAGCACCAACTAACAAACTGGATTTGGATTTTACCAGTATGGGAGGAGCAAAAAGTATCAAAAACATTTAGAAAGATGAAATTGTAAATGTAAAACCCCCTTTAAACATGCAAGGTCCAAaaggagagacacaaggaactgtagatgctagaatcttgagcaaaataccaaGTGTTGGAACTCAGCCAGTGAGGTAGCATTTGttgggaccctcttcagactgattaaatgtgatgggatgggggaagaaagctggcatTGCTATGTGGATAAAGGTGAGGAAAGGTTTCATTGGCAGAAGGGTGGAGTAAGTGTCAAaggttggagatgaaaaggataAAGAGAGAATGGCAAGATATAAAGGCAGAGGAAGGTATATAGGTGGATGGGGACAGcaaaaggggggaggggttgttgcttagaattcaatgatcatactGTTGAATTACAAGCTACCCAAGCTGAATTTGATGATTTGTTCCTGCAGTTTGCGTGTGACCTCGCTCTGGCAGTGGAGACAGCCCAGGACGGGAAGTTGAGAATAGGAAGGGTAGTTAAAATTATTCTAAAGGGTGCTTGATGAGGTAGATGTTAGAATGTCCAGTCATGGTAGGGTCTTAATTAAGGAGACACAACTAGAGGCCAGTCATGTAAAACTGAAATATATggaaatttcttcttgcagatggtggcaaatctctggaattccctgcctGAGTGGGCAGTGAGAGCCAAATCATTAGAAGCATTTAAAGTGGACATGGGTTTAAATTTGATAGAAGGGTATGCAGAAATGACATAGAAGAGGAGTTGCCACCTGCATAGATTATCCATGATAATATTTcatggcagggcaggcttgaaAGACCAGATGACCTAttccaggaatgggtgacgttggtaCTGTGTTCAGGTTGGAACTGTGTCCCAACATACAACGTATTAGATTCAATCCTGAATGGCAAGAGGGCTGCAGATTGTTAGTCAGTAAAGTGGGAAAATTAAGCAAGTTTCTCTCAATAATTAGAAGATTAGAAGAGTAACACATTTATAACCCACTCACACCTTctcttcctttctccccctctcccccgccccccccccccccaaagaaaaTGGTGAAAGGATTCAGGAAGTTGGGAGATATGTCACTTGCAATCAAATACATATTCCTCAATTTGATTTTGGTCTTGCATTTGCTGGTGAATGCCATGTCCCAGAATATTGATCTGTAGGACTGGGTGATGGCAGTAATACTGAGAGTCAGCTGGAGAGGTTTAAGCTACATTggactccaaatttaaggaaggacattcttgctagtgagggagtgcagcataggttcacggggttcattccagggatggcgggagtgtcatatgttgaaagaatggagcgactaggcttgtatacactggaatttaggatgagaggggatcttattgaaatatacgaTTAAGGGGTTGgttatgctagaggcaggaaacatgtccccgatgttgggggagtccagaaccaggggccacagtttaagaataagggttaggccatttagaatggagatgaggaaaaaccttttcacccagagggttgtgaatctgtggaattctctgcctcaaatggcagtggaggcccattctctggatgctttcaagagagttagatagagctcttaaaaatagcagagtcaagggaaggtatcataaaatgctggagtaactcagcaggtcaggcagcatcttggagagaaggaatgggtgacgttttggttcgagacccttcttcagactgatgtcggggggggcgggacaaagaaaggatataggtggagacaggaagacaatgggagaactaggaagggggaggggaagagagggactgggCTGCAagcggcccaagcgaaatatgaggtgctgttcctccaatttccggtgggccacactatgacacaggaggaggcccgtggcataaaggtcagactgggagtgggagttgatgtgcccagctaccgggagatcaggttggttaaggcagactgagcaaagttgttgagcgaaacgatcgctgagcctgcgtgatgtagagaagttgacatcttaaacagcggatacaataggtgaggttgtaggaggtgcagatgaacctctgtctcacctggaaagactgtttgtgtccttggatggagtcgaggggggaggtaaagggacaggtgttgcatctcctgcagttgtaggggaaagtgcctggggagggggtggtttgggtaggaagagacgagtggaccagggagctacGGAGAGAATGGTctttgcggaacgcagaaaggggaggagatgggaagatgtggccagtagtggggtcccgttgtaggtgacggaaatgttggacgaTGATTTGCTGgttacactggctgatggggtggaaggcgaggacaagggggattctgtccttgttacgaatggggggaaggggaggaagagcagatatgcgggatatagaggaggccctagtgagagcctcatctataatggaagaggggaagccccgtttcctaaagaatgaggacatctctgatgccctagtgtgaaacacctcatcctgggcacagatgcggcttcaagggatatggggagaaggcaggaatggggtactgattgtggatgatcagccatgatcacagtgaatggcggtgctggctcgaagggccgaatggcctactcctgcacctattgtctatttctttgATAGAGGCAGTCATTTAGCAGTCCAAGTCTGAACAAATTGTTGTCATACATGCAGGTTATCATCATTTGAAATTATCAATGGCATCACTTCAAATAGTACAAGGATTCGTCCTCAAAAATGAAAAAAGGGCGCCTATTATCTATTACCTTTCTATATTTACTTTCTTTAGCCTCTGCTGAAGATCCAGCACAGGTCGATGTGGAGTAATCCTTTAAAATAAAGAATAAAACAAGACTTGAAATTATAATTTGAATGTATTGCTTTTCTAAAACAagctatacagcatagaaacagtgcCTTAgatccacagagtccatgctgaccattgctcaccctttcacactagttctatgttatctcactttctcacccattcccAACACATCCAGAGCAATGTTACACTAGCCAATTAACCGCCAAACCTACACgtttttgggatgcgagaggaaatttGAGCATCTGGatgaaacccacacaatcactgggagaacatacaaactccacacaaatagcatccgaggttaggatcaaactctggtctctgaGGGAACAGTTCTACTAGCTACACTACTTTAAATGTGGGAATGAATGTTAATTACAGTATAACCACAAGGGGTGTTTGCACGCGTATCAGAGCGGATACCTAGCCTTCAactaacattaccaaaacagattAGCTGGTCTACTGCTTGGGGATTCTAGTAGGCACAAATTGTTGTAATGTTGGAAACACAATATTCAATGTCGAGACTTAAATAATAGCAAATTGTTTGTAAAACAGCAAGTCCTGGGTCCTTTAACGTACAAAAGGATGAATTTACTTTTAATTATTGTGGTTCCCTTGCTTATCATAAATCCTAAGAAtattaacatttaaaatgtaGGTGCAATTCAAATTTAAGATGCATTACTGTACCTACTTCAAAATTCATTGACAACTCAAATAATTGAACTACTAATTAATCAAAATCATTCTTCAATGCTAGCTGGTATCAAGTATTGATTGAAAAGATTCAGACTTACATCATTTTGGTTGGTTTCTGCAACTGATTAGCTTTTCGCTGCAAATTAAAGCTTTGTAGATCATGGATTGTTACCAAAGGGGATCTCCGCTTTCCTAGTGCATCCATCTTCGAACAAAGTACATAATTCATAGTATTTTAGACAAAAAAGCTAAAAAAGAGAATATTTACAACTTTGGCTCCAGGCATAATCATGGTTAGTAAGACTACAGACATCTAGAGtaagcatttaaaaagaaaatctccAGCACAATTCCAGTTAGAAAAAGTGTAGAAGCAAGaagtttggcccaacaagtccttATGAAAGTGTCCCATGTGAGCCTCTTCTGCCTTTCATCACAAACTTCATCTGCATAACATCTATTTGCTTCTCCCTTTTATCTTGCTCAACTTCCTCTTCGTCACTTTAAACACTTCCCAATATTGTTCTCCATTGGATTTcttgatgacaatgaatggcacACTGGCAATCTTGTGAAATTAAGCAACATTATTTTCAAAACAAGACTACCAGAGACAAGTACGGCAGcatagcaatagagttgctgccttacagcaccagagtgacTGGGCAGCTGTCggtgtggaatttgtatgttctcctgacctgtgtgggtttcctcccacactccaaagatgtacaggtttgtggtttaattggttttggtaaaaattgtaaattgtctttaacGTGTGcacaggatagcgttagtgtgcggggattgctggttggcgcagactttgtgggccgaagaatctgtttccgtgctgtatctctaaattaaaagtcCAACAGGCACTTGTTCATATTTGTGGTTTTAAATACCATTAAAGCTTCAAAGTAACTTTGTGCATGCTGATTTGATACGAGTTGTGTAGCATCAGGAATAATTAACCTGGCAACTAACGTGTTCAGTTTGGTGTTAGTCTGTGAACATTAAACAATAATGCTCACCTTTGGTTTTTCTACTTTGTTCTGGGTCTTTCTCAGCTTCACATCAAGCAAATCCTTCATTGTAACAGATGGTGGTCCATCTTTCTTCTCAGAATCTATCTACAAAAATCACAAAAGAGCAATCCTACATCAAAGTGTGTGTTGACAAAACAACTAGCTTGATTTGATCAGCACTAACCTTTAATTCAAATCTGTCAACCGTCCTCTTCAGTTTTACTTGAAGCAACTCTTTTATAGTTATGGATGGGGGTCTACcgatttcttcactgactgcctgTGAAGGAAGGAATACCATTAAGATGGCGAATGCACTAATAAACAATATTTAGAAATGATTTATTCTGAAAAGTATCCCCCAAGTAATACCTTTGCCAATGAAGCTTTCAGAAATCAGATATTTATTAGATTGACGGATTTTGGACAAGATGCCTGCATAAACTTTGGATTTGTTAATTGTCAGAGAGCATAAACTATGTCTATGGTGGATTATGTCCCACAAGATGAAAcaaaaacagtatttttaaaaaaaacttgttccCCCAAAGTTAACAGTTGTGTTTTAACAATGTGTTCAAATAGTTTAGGTAGAACAATGCATGGCCAATTTGTTTCTCTTCTCTCGTTCCAATTTCCCATTGATGGGGAACGCTGTGACCGTGATCATATTTTCACAATTTTATTTTCTGAGTGAGAACTTCGATTTGAACCTGAATGAATGCCGGAGAAGATACATTCTTCCAATTCTAGCATAGGATAATTTATAGATTAGAACGCACATCGATCCAAAAGCACGTCAGAGGTTTTCACTTAAACTCAAGAGCTTTCAAGAGGATCAAACCCAGAGCTGGATCCCAAATCTCAAAACAAAACAGGCTCACTGCAGGTATGGATTTCTCTTTATTTTAACTGCTTCCTCACCTTGCATGTGTGGTTTCAATCAAGAGTTCAACAAACCAACAAATACACATTCATCATGTTAACACGCTCCCAGAATTTAATTTTTCACTTGGAGTTAACAAACTGGATCTTTCAAATAGTCATTTTACAAATAACACAAAATTGTTTGAAAAACAATAGGGATAGAGATttactgcatgaaaacaggcccactgaCTCAGTCCATGCTCCCAATCATTTACACTAATACTGCACGTTCATTTTTTATTATCTGCACGTTACCATCAGTTCTCCACAGACTTTACCATTCACAGATATAGGATAATTTTTAGTGGCCAAGTTACCTACTAACTTAGAACGGTACAGCAAGGCAGATCCCTCGGCccaatgtctgtggtgaacatgagacaaaattaaactaatgtcctctgcctgcacgagGTCCTTATCCTGCCATTCCCAgaatatccaaaagcctctaaaatgccactatgtcaacctccatcaccacccctggcagtgcattccagatagccacgactctttaaaaaaatttaaaaaaattgttcctctcatcttaaagctatgccttctaatctttgacaattgcaccctgggaaaaaaggttctgactgggtATTCTGTCTATGCATCTTATACTTTTAGAcctgtctgcccccccccccccctgaacctCTGACATGGCAGAGAAAacaaatccaagtttgcccaacctctatatgtaataccctctaatgcagaaagcatgttttggggatgtgggaggaaacaagaataCCAGAAACAAGAATACAAGGACTTGTGAGCTCCACACAGACTGTACCGAAGGTCAGGTTCCCACCCAAGACACTGGAACTGCGAGTCACCCATAATAACAAATATTCAGATGCTACGTTAATTTAAAAAACCTTTTTACAACAAGGTCACACAGAATTTAATTAATGTTAAAACTGAGTGGAATATGTTCACAGCTCACTACATACTCACTTGCAAGTGTTTTTCTCTAGTTTTCATTTGAATCTGCAGAGGCTTCACTGCAatcagggagggaggaggtagtggaggtgggggaggaggaggaggaggagcttcATTTGGAGACTTCAACAGAGTGCGACTGACAATTGGCTGCACTGGCCAGATTGGAATTGTATTGGGAACTGCTAAGGAATCAAAATGCTTTCGACAGAAACATACTTCAGAAGCTTTTGCAGTATTAGGTTCCTGCAAATAAAaaacagaattcagaatcagtagACTTTTAAAACTACTAATTAATGCTCTTATTAACATACACAAGAGGACATGCTATACTAAGTTATTCAATgagctcagccattacatttacatACTAGGCTACTGTTTGCATATTCTTAAACTTACAACAATCACATACAATGAGGTGATGCACAGAACTGCCAGTTCCTGCAACACATCTTTTGTATGTAATTgaatcaaaatcctggaactccctgccTATCAGTAGTTTGGGAGCACCTTCATCACAAGAAATGCAGTAGTTCAAGCCACCACTATCCCCAGCTTTTCCAATTATGGATGAGTAAATATTTGCTTTATCAGTGGCACCCACTTCCCACACACAAGTTAACAGTGGAGCAGATCAGTTCAAAGTAAATGAAAGATTTACCTAAATAAACAAAGAAAACCTGAAACAGGTGCAAGTCTGTCTAGGAGATATGCTATATCTCCTTTCATTGGTATCTGGAAGTTCTTGCCAAGTTGAGTCATAGCTCCATGTGTTCATTGATGTGCACATGAAAAGGTACTTTAGTTACAATGCCAATTCAAGTTCATAATTGTCCACTGTGAATACAGCTGGCACCAAATCTGCCCAGATAGCAAACACTGAATCTGCATTAGATGACGTACCAGTCATGGAACCTTTCTTAGGCATCTCTCATTGAAAAATAATaccaataataaataataatgcaTGTCTTTGCATTACTTGTAAATCTGTAGGTAGTTCCATTGATCAAAATTTAGGTCACTATTCCACTATTCCACTAGTAACCAGATTCCACTAGTAACCAGATTCCACTAGTAACCAGATTCCACTAGTAACCAGATCCCACACAGGATCATTGCTATTAATAACAAATAACCATTACAGGATTGCAATCATTTCCTTATCATAAGACCTGTCCATTGATTCCACTGCCATTACAGTGTCCTTTGAAAAGCTTTGGGCTGGGCATCTTGCCCAAATATTTGTGATAATCCTAAAAAAAAAAACCTAACTAGGTTAAGATAGGAGTTTATTCATTTATAACTATATCCCACAATCCATTGTATTGTATCAATGATGATCCCTGCAACTAACTGAACAGAAATCCTGACCATTTCATATACAACACGGATGTGCCTTCCCGAGCCCCCATAACCCCCGATGGTATAACAGTCACAGAGGCagatgtcagaagatccttcagggaaGGATGAACCCTCAGAATGTGTCTGGACCTGATGGCATACCTGGTTGTGCtcttaaaacctgtgcagaccaactggctggagattttgcaaacatcttcaacctctcattactgtggTCTAAGGTTCCCACCCGCTttgagggcatcaataataccagtaCCCAAAAAGAGCAAGATAACGTGTCTCAATGAGTATTGACCGGTGGAACTAACatatgtggtgatgaagtgctttgagaggttggttatggcgctTATCAACTCCCACCTTAGcaagaacctcgacccattacaatttgcccacagccacaacaggtcaacggaggatgagatctcactggctctccactggaccacttggacaataaaaacacagacatcaggctgttgtttgtagactacagctcggtgttcaatacgatcatcccctccaagctagtTATCAAGCTCATGTAACTGGATCTCTGCACATCTCTCTGCAACTGaagccttgacttcctcatcaacagaccacagtctgtttgaattggcagcaacacttcttcctcaataaccATTAGTATAATgggcaataatataaaggaggatagcaaaagtttttttaggtacgtgaagaggaaaaaaatagtcaaaaaatgtgggtcccttgaagacagaagcaggggaatttattatggg
Proteins encoded in this region:
- the prr11 gene encoding proline-rich protein 11, giving the protein MYKLNRCRKKWKMMRKWHAIGKSYKNSKRRLLAKHKGCACKPKPTTCQAPEKEDMVPSNCNSFLHESVPVRLISLANVKNLFIPLQTVVYSIYSWWLRNVRQGLEFIKDTLFPSRVYLRELNVLRHHIESLEIKVTRMQEVFNEQHQEPNTAKASEVCFCRKHFDSLAVPNTIPIWPVQPIVSRTLLKSPNEAPPPPPPPPPLPPPSLIAVKPLQIQMKTREKHLQAVSEEIGRPPSITIKELLQVKLKRTVDRFELKVNSEKKDGPPSVTMKDLLDVKLRKTQNKVEKPKMDALGKRRSPLVTIHDLQSFNLQRKANQLQKPTKMMITPHRPVLDLQQRLKKVNIERSPGGTPLHKESKDTATGLTPVMTQALRRKFEMARPKSPPQCCSSPNSSFDEQHVC